A stretch of DNA from Thermocrinis sp.:
CCCTTATACTACTCTTCTATAGTTGAAGAAACCTTAGCGGTAAGAAACTTTGTAGGCGTTTTTGACGTTTCCCATATGGGAAGAATATGGGTTAGGGGCACAGGTGTTAAGCAAAAGCTGGATTTTCTGACAACAAATTCCTTGGAAAAGCTCCGCAGTGGAAAGGTTCAGTATAACTTGCTTACAAACGAAAAGGGGGGGATAAAAGATGATGTAACTATATACATGATTGAAGAAGATGAGTACTTTCTGTGCGTTAATTCTGCCAACAGGCAAAAGGTAATAGACTGGTTTTTGTCTTGGGACATACCAGTGGAAGATTGGACCTTCCAAAGTGTTCAAATAGCCCTTCAGGGTAAAGAAGCAGAGGCAAAGATAAGCAAGTTCTTTGAAGTTAAGGACATGAAAAGATATAACTTTCTCAGGGACAAAGATTTAATAGTGTCTCGCACAGGATACACTGGAGAGGATGGATTTGAGATATACGCTCCTACGGAGGTTGGCAAAGAGATATTTTTAGAGCTTATCAAAGATGTAATGCCTTGTGGTCTTGGTGCAAGAGATGTGCTAAGAATAGAAGCGGGCTTTCCCCTCTACGGACATGAAATATCCGAGGATATATCTCCACTTTCTGCAAACTTAGACCGGTTTGTAAGTAAAGATAAAGAATTTATAGGAAAGAAGGCTATGTTTGAAAAAGAAGTAAAAAGAAAGCTCTTTGGTTTGGAAATGTTGGAAAAAGGAGTGCCAAGGGAGGGGTATGAAATATACTACAATGGCAAGGCTATAGGGGTGGTCTCCAGTGGAACCTTTTCTCCCACAAGCAAAAAAGGAATAGCTCTGTGCTTTGTGGATATAGAGCACAGGTTGGAGGGAAAGGAAGTATATATCTCAATCAGAGGGAAATTCCATAGAGCGAGACTGAGGAGTTATCCTTTTGTATGATGAATACCAGCTATTCTAAACTCCTGAGAAAGGTAATCACACTCCAAAGGAGAGAAAATCTTATCCCGCCAGAGAGCTCAATCCTTATAGGTTTTTCTGGAGGTATAGACTCTTCCTGCTTGGCTGTGGCTATGCTCAAGCTAAGAGAATTTTTTAAACTCAAAAAAATAGCTCTTTTGCACGTAAATCATATGATAAGAGGGGAAGAATCATACAGGGATGAAGAGTTTGCTAAAAGCTTTGCTCAAAAGCTCTCCCTTGAGATTTTTATAAAACGAGTGGATGTTCCAAAGATAGCTAAGGAAAAAGGAGAAAACATTGAAGCTTGCGCAAGAGAAGAAAGATATAGAGTGTTTGAAGAGGTCAGAAGAGAAGAAAACTTTGATTTTGTAGCTACCGCTCACCATCTGGGGGATCTGGTAGAAACTATACTTCTCTGGCTAACAAGGGGCACGGGACTTGAGGGTCTCTTGGGCTTTGAACCAAAGGAAGGCTACATAGTAAGACCGCTCTACCTTGCTACAAGAGAAGATATAAAGGATTTTGCAAAAAAGGAAGGCATTCAATGGGTTGAAGACAGCACAAACTACGACCTATCTTATACGAGAAATCTCATAAGACACAGAGTTATACCGGAGCTTAAAAAGATAAACAAAAACTTAGAAGAAACACTACTTAGGATGAGAGAAGTTCTAAAGGAAGAAAATAGGCTTTTAAACGAGCTAACCGCTGGGGCTATTGAAAAAGTGAGAAAGGAAGGAAGAAAGGCTTTTTTGGAGCTTGATCCAGCTATTCAAAGGCGTGTAGTGGTCCAGCTTTATGGCATTAAAAACTTCAAAGAGGTAAGCAAAATCATAAACAGGATAAAAAAAGGTGATAAATTATAAGTAAGTAATCACTTTTTAGGAGGTTTGCTATGTTGAGCATAACCGAATACCTAACGGAAGAGCATAGGGAGTGTGATGGCCTTTATGCAGAAGTAGAAAAGCTAATAAGGGAAGGAAAGTGGGAAGAAGGGGAGAGAGCCTTTGAGGAGTTCAAAAATGAAACACTAAAGCACTTTGAGAGGGAAGAGGCGGTGCTCTTTCCAGAGTTTGAGGGTAGAACGGGCATAGTGATGGGTCCAACACAGGTGATGCGCATGGAACACGCCCAGGCAAGGGAGCTTATTGAAAGGATGGAAAGAGCTTTAAAAAACAGAAATAGAGAGGAGTTTCTATCCATAGGAGACACTTTTATGATCCTGATCCAACAGCACAATCTAAAGGAAGAGCAAATACTCTATCCTATGTGTGATCAGCATCTGGATGTCTCAGAGATGATCCAGAAGATGGAAAGCGTATGAGAGGTTTGTCCGTCCATCAGGCACCACCTTTTTTAATCGTTGCCCTTCATTTCTTAACTGCTTGTATCTTCTGGCTAATCTCATCCTTCCTTGAGCTTTACCTCCTTTTCAGAAAGGAGCTTAACCTCCCTCTTTTGGTCCATACTTACCTTCTTGGCTTTGCTCTGATTACGATGTTCGGCGCACTATTTCAAATGCTCCCTGTGGTTGCTGGAGCGGTTATAAAGGATCCGTTAAAAAAAGCCCTGCTTTCCTACTTGCTTTTACTTCCTTCTGTTCTTCTGTTCTTAGTTGGTTTTTTAAAAAAAGACAGAAGCATCTTACACTTCGGAGCTACAGCACTGCTTATAAGTATTCTATTGACCTCTTCCCTAATGATGTATCATCTTTTACCAAAGAAAAGCTTTCTACCAGCGGTTAGAGGTTTTAAGTTCAGCCTGAGTTTTCTTCTTGCAGGCACTCTTTTTGGATACTTATTTCTCCTTTTTGGAGAACCTGCCTTTTTTAAATTTCACTACTCCTTTGTGCTTTGGGGCTGGGTAGGTGGTTTGATAGTCAGTGTTTCCTTTCAGGTAATAGAGACTTTCTACACAACTCCGCCCTATCCAAAATACTTAGCTTGGTATTTTCATCTCCTTTTGCTCTTATCCTTACTCGTGTTCCAGCTTGGGGAGGAGAGTGTGTATAAGCTACCTATCTGTATTCTTTATACAGCCTATGCTTTTACGACCATCTATTTACTTCTAAAGAGCAAGAGAAAAGTTTTGGAATATACGCCAAAATTCTGGCTCTTGGGTATGATCCTTTTGTTGTCGGCGTGCTATCTTTTTCTGATAGGCAAGTTCATCCCCTTTTTACTTGCCTTTGGCTTGTTCTTTAGTGCAATAATAGTTGGTATGATGCAAAGGATCATTCCTTTCTTGGTGTGGTTTCATCTGAGCGGTTTTGGTATAAAGAGTGCGCCTTTGATGTTTGAAATACTTCCACCCCTTAGGCAAGGGATAACCTTTTACAGCTTTTTAGCTCTATGCCTTTCCCTTCCCTTAGGCTTTCTTTCAAAGGACCTTTTGTTTATTCCCATCTTTTTCCACTTTTTAACCGCAAGCGTGCTGTTTTTTAACATAATAGGCGGAGTAAAGGTATATCTTAAGAATAGATGAAGTTTTTTCATTTTTTCAGAGAAAGGGGTGGAATTTTGAAGGCTTTGAACCTGTGGGATTGGTATGAGTCTTTGGAACCAAAGTGGCAAAAAAAGGTTAAGTATTACTTTTCTCTCAAGACGATAAAAAGTCTAAATTTTCCATACAGGGCAAGGGACTTTGACAGTGGAGAGGTGCAGACTGCTTATACGAAAAGAACTTTCTTGGGTAGCTTAGCTCAAACTGCGCTTTTAGAGAGGGATTTTGAAACTGCAGAGTGGTTATATCTTCAGGCACTGAATCAAGAAGGCACCGCTTACGAAGAACATCTTATCCTAAACGACCTTTTGCTCCTTTACCAAAAACGGAAGGACTTTGAAAAGATGGAGCAAATAGCCAAAAGGGACGTGGAACTCTTTCCAGAGTATGTGGAAGAGTTGAAAAAGAGAAACAACGATCAGATCCCACAGATATACTCCTTTG
This window harbors:
- the tilS gene encoding tRNA lysidine(34) synthetase TilS — its product is MMNTSYSKLLRKVITLQRRENLIPPESSILIGFSGGIDSSCLAVAMLKLREFFKLKKIALLHVNHMIRGEESYRDEEFAKSFAQKLSLEIFIKRVDVPKIAKEKGENIEACAREERYRVFEEVRREENFDFVATAHHLGDLVETILLWLTRGTGLEGLLGFEPKEGYIVRPLYLATREDIKDFAKKEGIQWVEDSTNYDLSYTRNLIRHRVIPELKKINKNLEETLLRMREVLKEENRLLNELTAGAIEKVRKEGRKAFLELDPAIQRRVVVQLYGIKNFKEVSKIINRIKKGDKL
- a CDS encoding hemerythrin domain-containing protein codes for the protein MLSITEYLTEEHRECDGLYAEVEKLIREGKWEEGERAFEEFKNETLKHFEREEAVLFPEFEGRTGIVMGPTQVMRMEHAQARELIERMERALKNRNREEFLSIGDTFMILIQQHNLKEEQILYPMCDQHLDVSEMIQKMESV
- the gcvT gene encoding glycine cleavage system aminomethyltransferase GcvT → MHTTPFYGIHKSINAKFTEFASYSMPLYYSSIVEETLAVRNFVGVFDVSHMGRIWVRGTGVKQKLDFLTTNSLEKLRSGKVQYNLLTNEKGGIKDDVTIYMIEEDEYFLCVNSANRQKVIDWFLSWDIPVEDWTFQSVQIALQGKEAEAKISKFFEVKDMKRYNFLRDKDLIVSRTGYTGEDGFEIYAPTEVGKEIFLELIKDVMPCGLGARDVLRIEAGFPLYGHEISEDISPLSANLDRFVSKDKEFIGKKAMFEKEVKRKLFGLEMLEKGVPREGYEIYYNGKAIGVVSSGTFSPTSKKGIALCFVDIEHRLEGKEVYISIRGKFHRARLRSYPFV